A single Choristoneura fumiferana chromosome 9, NRCan_CFum_1, whole genome shotgun sequence DNA region contains:
- the LOC141431103 gene encoding luciferin 4-monooxygenase-like isoform X2, translating to MAPNHIDLAIPFYAAFYLGVIVSPIDRTLGGLELQGTFDVNRPKLIFCQSERAPDVQLALNSIESDALIVTFDKGDYLCSFAEFIETYGDNSPIEDFKPTDFDPEDTIALLIATSGTTGLPKGAAATHKNLTITGPYLWMRHSQFPHPTKMVLIGSPLQWLTALINFIMSPVLRYTRLQSSQSLTQDHACYLINTYQPTFTVLSPTFATTLMRANASEPCDFTCLESILLGGSAVLPDLIQEMKKLTPNTEILNVYGLSELTSIGFMDDETCLGSSGKPIGCLQYRLIDVETQDDIYEPNKNGELWLKGPGIIKCYYKNPEATEDTFAEGRWFKTGDMFYRDENYNFFFVERIKLLLKYMSHQISPVELEGVIRQHPAVSDVAVTSVSDPECGELPVACVVRKPGYDVTAEEIKDIVKDNLVDSKRLRGGVIFLDAIPQTASTKVHRRKLKEIALQAERE from the exons ATGGCTCCAAACCACATTGACCTGGCTATACCGTTCTATGCTGCATTTTATCTTGGAGTCATCGTGTCGCCTATTGACAGAACTTTGGGTGGAC TCGAACTACAAGGCACATTTGATGTGAACAGGCCAAAACTAATCTTCTGTCAAAGTGAGAGGGCTCCAGACGTACAATTGGCGTTGAACAGTATTGAGTCAGATGCTTTGATCGTCACTTTCGACAAGGGCGACTACCTCTGCAGCTTCGCAGAATTCATCGAGACTTATGGGGATAACAGCCCTATCGAGGATTTTAA ACCAACAGATTTCGACCCTGAGGATACTATCGCTCTGTTGATCGCCACCAGTGGTACCACGGGTTTGCCAAAAGGAGCAGCAGCTACCCACAAGAATCTGACTATCACTGGACCGTATCTATG GATGAGACACTCGCAGTTCCCGCACCCAACAAAGATGGTGCTCATCGGATCACCACTGCAATGGCTAACGGCTCTCATCAACTTCATCATGTCACCTGTATTGAGATACACGCGACTACAGAGTTCCCAATCTCTTACGCAAGACCATGCATGCTATCTCATTAATACTTATCAG CCAACCTTCACTGTACTCAGTCCGACGTTTGCGACAACCCTGATGAGAGCGAACGCTAGCGAGCCCTGCGACTTCACTTGCCTGGAGTCAATTCTCTTGGGAGGCAGTGCTGTACTCCCAGACCTGATTCAAGAAATGAAG AAATTAACACCAAACACTGAAATTCTGAATGTGTACGGGCTCAGTGAGTTGACGTCTATAGGATTCATGGACGACGAGACTTGCCTCGGGTCGAGTGGGAAACCGATAGGATGCTTGCAGTACAGA TTGATCGACGTTGAGACACAAGATGACATTTACGAGCCAAACAAAAACGGAGAGCTGTGGCTGAAAGGTCCCGGCATAATCAAGTGCTATTACAAAAACCCTGAAGCTACAGAAGATACTTTCGCAGAGGGTCGCTGGTTTAAAACCGGAGATATGTTTTACAGGGATGAAAACTACAACTTTTTCTTCGTGGAGAGAATCAAGTTGTTACTAAAGTACATGAGTCACCAG ATCTCCCCTGTGGAACTGGAAGGTGTAATCCGCCAGCACCCAGCCGTGTCTGACGTGGCAGTGACGAGCGTATCAGACCCAGAATGCGGGGAGTTACCCGTTGCGTGTGTGGTGCGAAAACCTGGCTACGATGTTACCGCTGAGGAGATCAAAGACATTGTCAAAG ATAATCTGGTAGACTCGAAACGATTGCGGGGAGGGGTGATATTCCTAGATGCTATACCACAGACTGCTTCCACTAAGGTCCATAGAAGAAAACTTAAGGAGATCGCACTGCAAGCCGAAAGAGAATAA
- the LOC141431101 gene encoding uncharacterized protein has protein sequence MSFYGKKYKKTRLENSEEFMELLKVPEPTRQMLRNMDSISTFQKNDDGSIQYIVFKAGAEAFNQKITPGVDADFKTPDGSNAKVHFELKGDTLESIITLSNGNKLHLDRIFEDNTMKQIAWKEGLDLKSITYYEVV, from the exons ATGTCGTTCTACGGGAAGAAATATAAGAAAACCAGGCTGGAGAATTCAGAGGAATTCATGGAATTGCTAA AGGTCCCCGAGCCAACCCGACAGATGCTGAGAAACATGGATTCCATATCCACCTTCCAAAAGAACGACGATGGCTCCATCCAGTACATAGTATTCAAAGCCGGTGCTGAAGCTTTCAATCAGAAAATAACTCCAGGCGTTGATGCGGATTTTAAGACTCCTGATGGAAGCAATGCCAAAGTACATTTCGAGCTGAAAGGGGACACCCTAGAGTCGATTATAACCCTCTCAAATGGAAACAAACTGCATTTGGACAGAATATTTGAAGACAATACCATGAAGCAG ATCGCGTGGAAGGAAGGGCTTGACCTTAAAAGCATTACTTACTACGAAGTTGTCTAA
- the LOC141431103 gene encoding luciferin 4-monooxygenase-like isoform X1 codes for MYSSRRTNDSVHWFMNELTSRVVAASGISTDRHHLGKILLQSFKDEPDFVMQIDGATGESETSGSVLERTVRCAISFRKFGLQHGDVIVLMAPNHIDLAIPFYAAFYLGVIVSPIDRTLGGLELQGTFDVNRPKLIFCQSERAPDVQLALNSIESDALIVTFDKGDYLCSFAEFIETYGDNSPIEDFKPTDFDPEDTIALLIATSGTTGLPKGAAATHKNLTITGPYLWMRHSQFPHPTKMVLIGSPLQWLTALINFIMSPVLRYTRLQSSQSLTQDHACYLINTYQPTFTVLSPTFATTLMRANASEPCDFTCLESILLGGSAVLPDLIQEMKKLTPNTEILNVYGLSELTSIGFMDDETCLGSSGKPIGCLQYRLIDVETQDDIYEPNKNGELWLKGPGIIKCYYKNPEATEDTFAEGRWFKTGDMFYRDENYNFFFVERIKLLLKYMSHQISPVELEGVIRQHPAVSDVAVTSVSDPECGELPVACVVRKPGYDVTAEEIKDIVKDNLVDSKRLRGGVIFLDAIPQTASTKVHRRKLKEIALQAERE; via the exons ATGTATTCTTCGAGAAGGACCAACGACTCGGTGCATTGGTTCATGAACGAGCTGACATCTCGAGTCGTGGCTGCAAGCGGCATATCGACCGATCGACATCATCTTGGCAAAATCTTGCTGCAAAGTTTCAAGGATGAACCAGATTTCGTTATGCAG ATCGATGGAGCAACAGGTGAATCCGAGACAAGTGGCTCTGTTCTTGAGAGGACAGTCCGTTGCGCCATCAGCTTTCGAAAATTCGGGCTGCAGCACGGTGACGTCATAGTCCTCATGGCTCCAAACCACATTGACCTGGCTATACCGTTCTATGCTGCATTTTATCTTGGAGTCATCGTGTCGCCTATTGACAGAACTTTGGGTGGAC TCGAACTACAAGGCACATTTGATGTGAACAGGCCAAAACTAATCTTCTGTCAAAGTGAGAGGGCTCCAGACGTACAATTGGCGTTGAACAGTATTGAGTCAGATGCTTTGATCGTCACTTTCGACAAGGGCGACTACCTCTGCAGCTTCGCAGAATTCATCGAGACTTATGGGGATAACAGCCCTATCGAGGATTTTAA ACCAACAGATTTCGACCCTGAGGATACTATCGCTCTGTTGATCGCCACCAGTGGTACCACGGGTTTGCCAAAAGGAGCAGCAGCTACCCACAAGAATCTGACTATCACTGGACCGTATCTATG GATGAGACACTCGCAGTTCCCGCACCCAACAAAGATGGTGCTCATCGGATCACCACTGCAATGGCTAACGGCTCTCATCAACTTCATCATGTCACCTGTATTGAGATACACGCGACTACAGAGTTCCCAATCTCTTACGCAAGACCATGCATGCTATCTCATTAATACTTATCAG CCAACCTTCACTGTACTCAGTCCGACGTTTGCGACAACCCTGATGAGAGCGAACGCTAGCGAGCCCTGCGACTTCACTTGCCTGGAGTCAATTCTCTTGGGAGGCAGTGCTGTACTCCCAGACCTGATTCAAGAAATGAAG AAATTAACACCAAACACTGAAATTCTGAATGTGTACGGGCTCAGTGAGTTGACGTCTATAGGATTCATGGACGACGAGACTTGCCTCGGGTCGAGTGGGAAACCGATAGGATGCTTGCAGTACAGA TTGATCGACGTTGAGACACAAGATGACATTTACGAGCCAAACAAAAACGGAGAGCTGTGGCTGAAAGGTCCCGGCATAATCAAGTGCTATTACAAAAACCCTGAAGCTACAGAAGATACTTTCGCAGAGGGTCGCTGGTTTAAAACCGGAGATATGTTTTACAGGGATGAAAACTACAACTTTTTCTTCGTGGAGAGAATCAAGTTGTTACTAAAGTACATGAGTCACCAG ATCTCCCCTGTGGAACTGGAAGGTGTAATCCGCCAGCACCCAGCCGTGTCTGACGTGGCAGTGACGAGCGTATCAGACCCAGAATGCGGGGAGTTACCCGTTGCGTGTGTGGTGCGAAAACCTGGCTACGATGTTACCGCTGAGGAGATCAAAGACATTGTCAAAG ATAATCTGGTAGACTCGAAACGATTGCGGGGAGGGGTGATATTCCTAGATGCTATACCACAGACTGCTTCCACTAAGGTCCATAGAAGAAAACTTAAGGAGATCGCACTGCAAGCCGAAAGAGAATAA
- the LOC141430808 gene encoding uncharacterized protein: MAEKFAGYSDVDDFIHQFETIAIIKNWSAEQKRVAIALYLEGPALSWYKANFTTLESYDLIKQRLAEQFPSQEDYAQSFYYRKQEPKEPLLSFYYELERLALKAGITEDGRFIKHFIKSINSQWQLHLASRLFASKEELRKTILQLCDVFNTELHMKTHKVELPINITKDYQHSWEQGDAPPLRFTPRSEYGTSQTPPTMVFPQEMQQGTSRTPYGRYNLRPRQLQPVPQQRQGDQGNTDSFQINTIFSSEFPDVCTVEKNSLNTFVPIELNGRICKALIDSGANVSLISVSLAEEINLKYEHKLSNPLRVAGGSMIQPIGIIN; this comes from the exons ATGGCAGAAAAATTCGCAGGATATTCGGATGTGGACGATTTTATCCACCAGTTTGAAACTATTGCGATCATAAAGAATTGGTCCGCAGAACAGAAGCGAGTAGCGATCGCACTCTACTTAGAAGGGCCCGCGTTGTCCTGGTACAAGGCCAATTTCACGACGTTGGAGtcgtatgatttaataaagCAGAGATTGGCAGAACAATTCCcgtcgcaagaagactatgcccagtctttttattatagaaagcagGAACCAAAGGAACCGCTACTGTCATTTTATTATGAGCTAGAAAGGTTAGCTTTAAAAGCAGGAATCACTGAAGACGGCAGATTtatcaagcattttattaaGTCTATTAATTCGCAATGGCAATTACATTTAGCGTCTAGATTGTTCGCGTCAAAGGAGGAGCTAAGAAAAACGATTCTGcaattgtgtgatgtatttaatacagaattacacatgaaaacacataaagtagaactgccgattaatattacaaaagattATCAACACTCGTGGGAGCAAGGAGATGCTCCACCTCTTCGATTCACGCCGCGTTCGGAGTATGGCACGTCCCAAACGCCGCCAACAATGGTATTTCCGCAAGAAATGCAGCAGGGAACATCACGCACGCCTTACGGAAGGTATAATTTGAGGCCGCGGCAGCTACAGCCGGTGCCGCAGCAGCGTCAAGGAGATCAAGGAAATACTGATAGTTTCCAaataaatacgattttttctagtgaatttcccgatgtttgtactgttgagaaaaatagtcTGAACACGTTTGTGCCCATAGAGCTCAATGGCAGGATTTGCAAGGCCCTCATAGATAGTGGTGCCAATGTGTCACTAATATCCGTTTCCTTGGCagaggaaattaatttaaaatatgagcACAAGCTCAGTAATCCTTTACGCGTAGCAGGAGGCTCCATGATTCAGCCTATAGGaatt atcaattaa